In Acipenser ruthenus chromosome 1, fAciRut3.2 maternal haplotype, whole genome shotgun sequence, the genomic stretch taaaatatatttatttatataataatctgggataagtttaaaaatatatcctGTAATGTATTGTAAGGCTGCATTAGAATAAAAATAGAATTACTCAGGTTTGATGTTTGGTTTAATATTTTACAGCCCGTAAAACGTGTTCATACTTCAACATCAAGACCGTGCACCAAAAGGACCAGAGCCAGACCATGGATTTCAACCAAGATGACTACGTTGCGCACTAGTATGACATCGGTCTTACCAACACTTTCTGCTATTCCCTTAACTACAGGCAACATAGCAGTTACAACAACCGCATCCATTACATCATCAACACCTGTGGCTGCCACCACTACAGGCCCTACTACAACCACACCTCCTACAACAGTGTCTACTACAACCACACCTACAATGGTGTCTACTACAACCACACCTCCTACAACAGTCACTACAAGTACAACTAATGGAAGGGGggataacagaaaatgaatgtattaattaaaattatAAACCTATCAAGATGAGTACAACCCGAATGCTGTCTTCTGATTGGTTGCTGTAGAGGGCATTAACTGTCAGGAAATGCCCTCAGAATGTCCACACAACCATCACCGATAAAGTACAGTAAGGTATCAATCCGCCAAAAAGAACATCTAGTATAACTGTCAACTGATAGAAGCACa encodes the following:
- the LOC131732948 gene encoding uncharacterized protein LOC131732948 → MLKLLIPLTFLLCTMSCSPVFKSQHRLADKSSSKKFWPCRPVHKGASQQQNWGFPFHSSYRFTYQPGQGIVLYQRPLCPVKRVHTSTSRPCTKRTRARPWISTKMTTLRTSMTSVLPTLSAIPLTTGNIAVTTTASITSSTPVAATTTGPTTTTPPTTVSTTTTPTMVSTTTTPPTTVTTSTTNGRGDNRK